In the genome of Carnobacterium pleistocenium FTR1, one region contains:
- the galT gene encoding UDP-glucose--hexose-1-phosphate uridylyltransferase, producing MIDQAITDFIQIGYQQQEIHPLDLLIKQNQLIALIGKTALDTNLSASTPLPNRLEILDSIVNYVVREKVIDDNKAERDILAAKIMNLITPLPSEVNRTFWELYQKSPLTATNYFYHLSQANDYIQTRAIKKNIKFTKSTRYGELEITINLSKPEKDPKQISLAKIASPSLGYPTCPLCMENEGYEGHLDHPARSNHRIIRLALNQEKWGLQYSPYAYYEEHCIFLSEEHKPMKLEKATFAKLLTIVEQFPHYFVGSNADLPIVGGSILSHDHFQGGRHTFAMADAPIVFPFTLSAYPSIEAGIVKWPMSVIRLQGTDQTELVEAANLILKQWRLYSDESAAVLAETNGESHNTITPIARYKEGQYELDLVLRNNRTTPQYPEGIFHPHQDVQHIKKENIGLIEVMGLAILPPRLKKELAEVRHYLLEEPNQLDPSHKQWADDLKRTQTIKKDTIGMIIEEAIGSVFLRVLEDAGVYKQTIEGKTAFKQFITSFAHLKGGENFGNFN from the coding sequence GTGATCGATCAAGCAATAACAGACTTCATTCAAATCGGTTATCAACAGCAAGAAATTCATCCGTTAGATTTACTGATCAAACAAAATCAGCTTATCGCTTTGATTGGAAAAACAGCATTAGATACAAACCTATCAGCATCTACTCCTTTACCAAATCGGTTAGAAATTTTGGACAGCATCGTTAATTACGTTGTCCGAGAAAAAGTAATCGACGATAACAAAGCAGAAAGAGACATTCTAGCCGCTAAAATCATGAATCTTATAACGCCCTTACCTTCTGAAGTAAATCGTACTTTCTGGGAACTTTATCAAAAAAGTCCTCTAACAGCTACAAACTATTTCTACCATTTGAGCCAAGCAAATGACTACATCCAGACCAGAGCCATCAAAAAGAATATTAAATTTACAAAATCAACACGATATGGTGAATTGGAAATCACGATTAATTTATCTAAACCAGAAAAAGACCCTAAACAGATATCTTTAGCTAAAATAGCTTCACCTTCTCTCGGTTACCCTACTTGTCCTTTATGTATGGAAAATGAAGGGTATGAAGGACATTTGGACCATCCTGCTAGGAGCAATCACCGTATCATTCGTCTTGCACTAAATCAGGAAAAATGGGGTCTACAATACTCACCTTATGCTTACTATGAAGAACACTGCATTTTCTTATCTGAAGAGCATAAACCAATGAAATTAGAAAAAGCTACGTTTGCAAAACTGTTAACGATTGTTGAACAATTCCCACATTATTTTGTTGGGTCTAATGCTGATTTACCAATAGTTGGTGGATCAATTCTTTCTCATGATCATTTCCAAGGTGGTCGTCATACTTTTGCAATGGCAGACGCTCCTATAGTATTTCCATTTACACTAAGCGCTTATCCTTCCATTGAAGCTGGTATTGTCAAATGGCCAATGTCTGTTATTCGGCTACAAGGCACTGACCAAACTGAACTAGTTGAAGCCGCAAATCTTATTTTAAAGCAATGGCGTCTCTATTCAGATGAATCAGCAGCTGTTTTAGCTGAAACAAATGGAGAATCTCACAACACGATTACCCCTATTGCCAGATATAAAGAAGGCCAGTATGAATTAGACCTTGTCCTACGCAATAATCGTACTACGCCACAGTACCCTGAAGGGATTTTTCACCCTCATCAGGATGTTCAGCATATCAAAAAAGAAAATATTGGCTTGATTGAAGTTATGGGTTTAGCGATTCTTCCACCAAGACTAAAAAAAGAATTAGCTGAAGTGAGGCATTATTTATTGGAAGAACCCAATCAATTAGATCCTTCTCACAAACAATGGGCCGATGACTTAAAAAGAACACAGACGATTAAAAAAGACACAATCGGTATGATTATTGAAGAAGCTATTGGTTCTGTTTTTCTAAGAGTCTTGGAAGACGCTGGTGTATACAAACAAACGATTGAGGGAAAAACTGCTTTCAAACAATTTATAACTAGTTTCGCTCATTTAAAAGGAGGAGAAAATTTTGGAAATTTCAACTAA
- a CDS encoding tellurite resistance TerB C-terminal domain-containing protein: MFEFLNKLLQKKQLTEQQKISIIELIDKEESFINPRDLMAGKSQPKKDEERKWLNYITPYMRMNNEFTPQVEHEIDALFNKICDFIDVELKKKHKSIKRVKSEYSYYRESIFDEVYRFAKSLVCSFYRQENKEPADFISYMLESMLSGNIRFLLIKEMDKYREELPFPNEETRVQFRLTSFGTKIIWWDPVGKLRNEQIFDSTEMNYFNKLSKRASKFAEVPALMTFSLNKYTDLLHIILEDLEDETIRWKIKPTNYFRDYFQLPLYDSRIWNETKRLTADLYLLAENSIRQEVEGFRLLAAEESQENLKKYLPNETIQKIQDYLDQKTVLEFDYPTVLSLRAVYKTAWNETANFIVDQPIEIVSELLEEIAKDPDLKKIATKVIKTSNDLDKHRLFIFLMEMRTFPLSKEIKKQRDSFIHVTRQEDYQKLMVDKELTYGKLLITLKELMQPIRRKIKLNNELITASNSALYTIIDMVDDYLAGEDGKLDSASNDLVHQEIAKQVESMKAVDSSVLTTEKEQEVEQPVDQMAFFKHLVLNNGMSLAEFKKQAASKGKLYQAYLSELNEILYEVFDDQVLEIQQQQVRIEEDFMEEMREWIDG; this comes from the coding sequence ATGTTTGAATTTCTAAACAAATTACTTCAAAAAAAGCAATTAACGGAACAACAAAAAATATCTATTATTGAACTGATCGATAAGGAAGAGTCATTTATCAATCCAAGAGATCTTATGGCAGGAAAAAGCCAGCCTAAAAAAGATGAAGAGCGAAAATGGCTCAACTATATTACGCCCTATATGCGAATGAACAATGAATTTACGCCACAAGTTGAACATGAAATTGATGCGCTCTTTAATAAAATATGTGATTTCATTGATGTAGAATTGAAAAAGAAACACAAAAGTATTAAACGTGTGAAGTCGGAATACTCCTATTACCGTGAATCTATTTTTGATGAAGTTTATCGTTTTGCCAAAAGTTTAGTCTGCTCATTCTATAGACAAGAGAATAAAGAGCCAGCTGATTTTATTTCTTACATGCTGGAATCTATGTTATCTGGTAATATCCGTTTCCTACTTATAAAAGAAATGGATAAGTATCGCGAAGAACTTCCCTTTCCGAATGAAGAAACGAGAGTACAATTTAGATTGACCTCATTTGGCACAAAAATTATCTGGTGGGACCCCGTAGGAAAATTGCGAAATGAACAGATATTTGACAGTACTGAAATGAATTATTTCAATAAATTATCTAAAAGAGCTTCTAAGTTTGCGGAAGTACCAGCGCTTATGACATTCTCTTTAAATAAGTACACAGATTTGTTGCATATTATATTAGAGGATCTAGAAGATGAAACAATTAGATGGAAAATAAAACCCACTAATTATTTCAGAGACTATTTTCAACTACCTTTGTATGATTCACGTATTTGGAATGAAACCAAGCGTCTAACAGCAGATCTTTATCTTCTTGCTGAAAACAGCATTCGGCAAGAAGTCGAAGGATTTCGCCTGTTAGCTGCTGAAGAGAGCCAGGAAAATTTAAAAAAATATTTGCCAAATGAAACCATTCAAAAAATTCAAGACTATTTAGATCAAAAAACCGTTTTAGAATTTGATTACCCAACTGTATTAAGTTTAAGAGCCGTATATAAAACAGCGTGGAATGAAACGGCAAATTTTATTGTTGACCAACCAATAGAAATCGTTAGTGAGTTGCTTGAAGAAATAGCCAAAGACCCAGATTTGAAAAAAATAGCCACTAAGGTAATCAAGACCAGTAATGATTTGGATAAACACAGGCTGTTCATTTTCTTAATGGAAATGAGAACATTCCCACTATCAAAAGAAATAAAAAAGCAACGTGATAGTTTTATTCATGTAACGCGACAGGAAGACTATCAAAAGTTAATGGTTGATAAAGAATTAACTTATGGAAAACTACTAATAACTTTGAAAGAATTAATGCAGCCAATACGAAGAAAAATTAAGTTGAATAATGAATTGATTACGGCTTCTAATTCGGCACTGTATACGATCATTGACATGGTCGACGACTATTTGGCTGGAGAAGATGGTAAGCTGGATAGTGCTTCAAACGACCTGGTTCACCAAGAAATAGCGAAGCAGGTGGAATCCATGAAGGCTGTGGATAGTTCTGTTTTAACAACAGAAAAGGAACAAGAGGTAGAACAACCAGTCGATCAAATGGCATTTTTTAAACATTTAGTGTTAAACAATGGAATGTCTTTAGCTGAGTTTAAGAAACAAGCCGCTAGCAAAGGTAAGCTTTATCAAGCCTATCTGAGTGAGTTGAATGAAATTTTATATGAAGTATTTGATGATCAAGTACTGGAGATTCAGCAACAGCAAGTTAGAATTGAAGAGGATTTTATGGAAGAAATGAGGGAATGGATCGATGGTTGA
- a CDS encoding metal ABC transporter solute-binding protein, Zn/Mn family: MRKKWFVSIMLSLVAGVTLFACGQVQSDNGAKDNEELSVVTTFYPVYEFTKKVAGDRADVSMIIKAGTDAHGFEPSARDVAAINDADVFAYSSGEMEPWVGGLMDSLDSEDLITVRTADADSFISTDVHEHDHQESNESNESSLEVAEDIPTSIEINGLAGHYHTGDHVQLTSATTQIEDSSSIQWYIREASADWEAISDQTKETFEYETTGVNFDVKVVYSDDAGTAYAQSVPIEIVIDDHEGLDPHIWLDPVLAQDQVTVIKEALIQADPAGKAYYEENAEKFILELKKLDADYEAAFSSATNRVFVVQHQAFGYIAQRYDLEQIAVGGISTEVEPSPSRIAEISELVKEHAAPVIYYQQGADSSIAQTVGQETATEIEVLYDLESVSQEMQDDGMDYITLMRKNLKALQLSIQ; this comes from the coding sequence ATGAGAAAGAAATGGTTTGTTTCAATTATGCTCAGTTTGGTTGCAGGTGTAACCCTTTTTGCATGTGGACAAGTGCAATCTGACAATGGGGCAAAGGATAACGAAGAATTATCTGTTGTTACCACTTTTTACCCCGTTTACGAATTCACAAAAAAAGTCGCCGGTGACCGAGCAGATGTCTCCATGATTATAAAAGCTGGCACAGATGCTCATGGTTTTGAACCAAGTGCTCGAGATGTTGCTGCGATAAATGATGCGGATGTTTTTGCTTATAGTAGTGGTGAAATGGAGCCTTGGGTTGGAGGTTTAATGGACTCTCTTGATAGTGAAGACCTTATAACTGTTCGAACAGCTGATGCTGATAGTTTTATCAGTACTGACGTTCACGAACATGACCATCAAGAAAGCAATGAGTCGAATGAAAGTTCACTGGAAGTGGCTGAAGACATACCCACTTCCATCGAAATTAACGGACTAGCTGGTCACTACCATACTGGTGATCATGTTCAACTTACCTCTGCCACAACTCAAATAGAAGATTCATCAAGCATCCAATGGTATATCCGTGAAGCTAGCGCAGACTGGGAAGCCATCTCAGATCAAACAAAGGAAACGTTTGAGTATGAAACAACTGGGGTTAATTTCGACGTAAAAGTTGTTTATTCTGACGATGCTGGCACTGCTTATGCTCAATCAGTTCCTATTGAGATTGTTATCGATGATCACGAAGGTTTGGATCCTCACATTTGGTTAGATCCAGTATTAGCTCAAGACCAAGTGACGGTCATCAAAGAAGCCTTGATTCAAGCTGATCCAGCTGGAAAAGCCTATTATGAAGAAAATGCTGAAAAATTCATTTTAGAACTCAAAAAATTGGATGCAGACTATGAAGCAGCTTTCTCTTCTGCAACTAATCGTGTGTTTGTCGTTCAACACCAAGCATTCGGCTATATTGCTCAGCGTTACGACTTAGAACAAATTGCCGTAGGAGGTATTTCTACTGAAGTAGAGCCAAGTCCATCACGAATCGCCGAAATTAGTGAGTTAGTTAAGGAACATGCTGCTCCCGTAATTTATTACCAACAAGGAGCAGACTCCTCTATTGCACAAACAGTAGGCCAAGAAACTGCAACAGAAATAGAAGTGTTGTATGACCTTGAAAGTGTCTCTCAAGAAATGCAAGATGATGGCATGGATTATATAACTTTAATGCGAAAAAACTTAAAAGCGTTACAGTTGAGTATTCAATAA
- a CDS encoding metal-binding protein ZinT: MKKRLSQYIGLVAVSILLVACGNDASSDQESKSSVNNQATENYENQSIKIEGLAEHYHTGDPLELSAALEEETETTQWQWYARESQESEWKVVSGQRTQNFIGEATTNGLEIKATLVDDNDEPYAESEPLQIVIDDHHGTDEASKQIYAGYFEDTQVENRELADFVGDWQSVFPYLQSGDLDEVFEHKAAESDDMTAEEYKDYYTVGYETAVDQVIIEGDKVTFYEDGKDYSGTYENDGYEILNYEKGNRGVRFVFKLVDGSNEMPEYIQFSDHNIFPKESSHYHLFWGNNRNTVLEEMDNWPTYYSADLDATGLVRDMLAH; this comes from the coding sequence ATGAAAAAAAGGTTAAGTCAGTACATAGGACTGGTTGCAGTTAGTATTTTGTTAGTGGCATGTGGAAATGATGCTTCTTCAGATCAAGAATCAAAAAGTAGTGTGAATAATCAAGCTACGGAAAATTATGAAAATCAATCGATTAAAATAGAAGGTTTAGCTGAACATTACCATACAGGCGATCCTCTAGAATTAAGTGCAGCGCTAGAAGAAGAAACTGAGACAACTCAGTGGCAATGGTATGCAAGAGAAAGTCAAGAAAGCGAATGGAAAGTTGTTTCTGGTCAAAGAACTCAAAATTTCATTGGAGAAGCTACCACTAATGGATTAGAAATCAAAGCTACATTAGTTGATGATAATGACGAACCTTATGCCGAATCAGAACCTCTTCAAATTGTTATTGATGATCATCATGGTACTGATGAAGCGAGCAAACAAATATATGCAGGCTATTTTGAAGATACTCAAGTAGAAAATCGAGAATTAGCCGATTTTGTAGGAGATTGGCAATCTGTCTTTCCTTACCTTCAATCTGGTGATTTAGATGAGGTTTTTGAACACAAAGCAGCAGAAAGTGATGATATGACGGCTGAAGAATATAAAGACTATTATACTGTTGGATATGAAACAGCTGTTGATCAAGTTATTATCGAAGGCGACAAAGTGACATTTTACGAAGATGGAAAAGATTATTCAGGAACTTATGAGAATGACGGCTATGAAATTCTTAATTACGAAAAAGGAAATAGAGGTGTACGATTCGTCTTCAAATTGGTTGATGGTTCAAATGAAATGCCTGAATACATTCAATTCAGCGATCATAATATCTTCCCTAAAGAATCTTCTCATTATCATTTATTCTGGGGAAATAACAGAAATACCGTATTAGAAGAGATGGACAATTGGCCAACCTATTATTCTGCTGACTTAGATGCAACTGGACTCGTTCGAGATATGTTGGCTCACTAA
- a CDS encoding BREX system ATP-binding domain-containing protein has protein sequence MVEKKVRKKDAQAIIDSLEAGVVPIKGVQHVLVGRSNEVEEIIATLQKLEEGTSDLRFWVGDFGSGKSFVLRTIESLALQKNFVVSTIDLTPTRRFYDSSGKALALYNEVVNKITIKNNRNGNAIETIVQQWIQGLLEQIATENKLAVSELLEKSNWKLVENIILKTTHSFYSSGLSYEFGQALMKYFEGIAEDNVSLQIEAIRWIRGDITTKTEASKELGIKSVINDSNYLIAIKNLAELFLKIGYKGFVINFDESVNLYKLPRSLTREKNYEMILNLYNETKTNEAKGLFINFGATKNTVYDERRGLASYGALKTRFGNEILKNKTYINVNSTVIDLKPLTPEEIFILLKKLLEVYNSANQTSLVVNDRVIEEYMEAQLNRPGAEAFLTPRAVIKDYIEILSLLRQNQDYSFTQILAERFGRKTFLVEKDTDDHDEIEVY, from the coding sequence ATGGTTGAAAAGAAAGTGAGAAAGAAGGATGCTCAAGCAATTATTGATTCCCTAGAAGCTGGCGTTGTGCCTATCAAAGGAGTGCAACACGTTTTGGTAGGAAGAAGCAATGAAGTTGAGGAAATTATTGCCACTTTACAAAAATTAGAAGAGGGTACGAGTGATTTGCGTTTTTGGGTTGGGGATTTCGGTTCTGGAAAAAGTTTTGTTTTACGGACAATCGAGTCGTTGGCGTTGCAAAAGAATTTTGTTGTATCCACAATTGATTTGACTCCGACAAGACGTTTTTATGACTCTTCAGGTAAAGCTTTGGCGCTTTATAACGAAGTCGTCAATAAGATAACGATTAAGAATAACCGCAATGGGAATGCTATCGAAACGATTGTCCAGCAATGGATTCAAGGGTTGCTCGAGCAGATTGCTACAGAAAATAAGCTCGCTGTCTCTGAGTTATTAGAAAAGTCTAATTGGAAATTAGTAGAAAATATTATTTTGAAAACAACTCATTCATTTTATTCGTCGGGCCTATCCTATGAATTTGGCCAAGCATTGATGAAATATTTTGAAGGAATTGCAGAAGACAATGTTTCTCTTCAAATTGAAGCTATTCGTTGGATTCGTGGGGATATTACGACTAAAACAGAAGCTTCCAAAGAATTAGGCATAAAAAGTGTTATCAATGATTCAAATTATCTGATTGCTATAAAAAATTTGGCCGAATTATTTTTAAAAATTGGGTACAAAGGATTTGTCATCAATTTTGATGAATCCGTCAATTTGTATAAATTGCCACGATCGCTGACTCGCGAAAAAAATTATGAGATGATTCTTAATTTGTACAATGAAACAAAAACAAATGAAGCAAAAGGTTTATTCATTAATTTTGGCGCAACGAAAAATACCGTATACGATGAGCGAAGAGGGTTAGCGAGTTATGGTGCTTTAAAAACGCGATTTGGCAATGAAATACTGAAAAATAAAACCTATATCAATGTCAATAGTACCGTTATCGATTTGAAGCCATTAACTCCGGAAGAAATTTTTATTCTTTTGAAAAAGCTATTAGAAGTTTACAACAGTGCTAATCAAACGAGTTTAGTCGTTAATGATCGCGTAATTGAAGAATACATGGAAGCACAGTTGAATCGCCCCGGAGCTGAGGCCTTTTTGACTCCGCGTGCGGTAATTAAAGATTATATTGAAATTTTATCTTTATTACGTCAAAATCAAGATTATTCCTTCACTCAGATCCTCGCTGAACGCTTTGGCAGAAAGACTTTCTTGGTAGAGAAAGACACAGATGACCATGATGAAATAGAGGTTTATTGA
- a CDS encoding DegV family protein, with protein sequence MTKFIITTESGSDLSAELIERYNIHVIPMHVTMGSETFDDGSFDVEDIYRFYDQTGTLPKTAGSTPQDNSIVFERIFAQYPEAQIIHIAYSAVTTVSYNSCNIAAQDFKNIHLVDSKNVSGGLTAVVVATAKFIENNPTSTAEEIVAFVEDVRERTRFVFLPQSLLYLKAGGRVSNAAFLGASLLNLHPTIVLKEGYLVASKKYRGSFERCLKNAVKDFIKNYEIDPDTLIIGGTKRLSEDHKQIAESTLQEAGYTNPSYFSAGAVISSHGGPGAFGIIGIEKS encoded by the coding sequence ATGACCAAATTTATTATCACGACCGAAAGCGGTTCTGACTTGTCAGCAGAACTAATTGAGCGTTACAATATTCACGTTATTCCAATGCATGTAACGATGGGTTCTGAAACCTTCGACGATGGTAGCTTTGATGTTGAAGATATTTATCGTTTTTATGATCAAACAGGAACCTTACCTAAGACTGCTGGTTCTACTCCACAAGATAATAGTATTGTTTTTGAACGAATCTTTGCACAATATCCTGAAGCGCAGATTATTCACATTGCTTATTCAGCTGTGACAACTGTTTCTTATAATTCATGTAATATTGCAGCTCAAGACTTTAAAAACATTCATCTTGTAGATAGCAAGAATGTTTCAGGCGGATTAACAGCTGTGGTTGTAGCAACCGCAAAATTTATTGAAAACAATCCAACTAGTACTGCAGAAGAAATTGTAGCTTTTGTAGAGGACGTCCGCGAACGCACTCGTTTCGTTTTCCTGCCTCAGTCTCTTCTTTATCTTAAAGCTGGAGGACGTGTCTCGAATGCCGCTTTCCTTGGCGCTTCTCTTTTGAATCTCCATCCTACTATTGTACTTAAAGAAGGCTATTTGGTGGCTTCGAAAAAGTACCGTGGATCATTTGAACGCTGTTTAAAAAATGCCGTTAAAGATTTTATCAAGAACTATGAAATTGATCCAGATACGTTAATTATCGGTGGTACAAAAAGATTGAGTGAAGACCATAAACAAATTGCTGAATCCACGCTACAAGAAGCTGGTTACACTAATCCTTCTTATTTCTCAGCTGGTGCAGTTATCTCAAGTCATGGTGGGCCAGGAGCCTTCGGAATTATTGGGATCGAAAAAAGCTAG
- a CDS encoding galactokinase, translating to MNLIEMKKRFNTLFGQTDMKAFFSPGRINLIGEHTDYNGGNVFPCAITLGTYGLASKREDKLINFYSENFSELGVITIDLDNLEYDSADKWTNYPKGMIKFLKESGYLIEQGLNILYYGNIPNGAGLSSSASIELLTGYIVQILFDLEIDRLELIKIGQRVENEFIGVNSGIMDQFAVGKGEKDTAILLDCNTLEYELIPVVLENHSIVIMNTKKRRELAESKYNERRSECDQALKELQKELNISSLGELDEQTFSDHQSILSNKIILKRARHAVTENQRTLTAASALKAGNLAEFGKLMNESHISLKDDYEVTGPELDAMVQAAWDQPGVLGARMTGAGFGGCAIAIVENNTIDAFIGQVGKQYQEKIGYPGEFYIAQISDGLTVLEEELV from the coding sequence ATGAATTTAATTGAAATGAAAAAACGTTTTAACACTTTATTTGGACAAACTGATATGAAAGCGTTCTTTTCTCCAGGAAGAATCAATTTGATTGGGGAACATACAGATTATAACGGCGGTAATGTCTTTCCTTGTGCGATCACCTTAGGAACATATGGTTTGGCATCAAAAAGAGAGGATAAACTGATCAATTTTTATTCTGAGAACTTTTCTGAATTGGGTGTGATCACAATTGATTTAGATAACTTGGAGTATGATTCAGCTGATAAATGGACAAATTATCCTAAAGGAATGATTAAATTCTTAAAAGAGTCTGGCTATTTGATTGAACAAGGTTTAAATATTTTGTATTACGGAAATATACCTAATGGAGCGGGTCTTTCTTCTTCTGCTTCAATTGAATTGCTAACAGGATATATAGTCCAAATCCTCTTTGATTTAGAAATAGATCGTTTAGAGTTGATTAAAATTGGGCAACGAGTTGAAAATGAATTTATTGGCGTTAATTCAGGTATTATGGATCAATTTGCAGTCGGAAAAGGTGAAAAAGATACTGCAATTTTATTGGACTGTAACACTTTAGAGTACGAACTGATTCCTGTAGTTCTTGAAAATCATTCTATTGTTATTATGAATACGAAGAAAAGACGTGAATTAGCTGAATCTAAATACAATGAGAGACGTAGCGAATGTGATCAAGCATTAAAAGAATTACAAAAAGAACTTAACATCTCTTCATTAGGTGAATTAGATGAACAAACTTTTTCTGATCATCAATCTATTCTTTCTAATAAAATCATTCTAAAAAGAGCACGTCACGCAGTAACCGAAAATCAACGGACTCTTACAGCTGCTTCAGCCTTAAAAGCTGGAAATTTAGCAGAATTCGGGAAATTAATGAACGAGTCCCATATTTCTCTAAAAGATGATTATGAGGTAACTGGACCCGAATTGGATGCTATGGTGCAAGCAGCTTGGGACCAACCTGGTGTATTAGGTGCTCGAATGACTGGTGCTGGTTTTGGCGGATGCGCCATTGCAATAGTTGAGAATAACACCATTGATGCTTTTATTGGCCAAGTTGGAAAACAATATCAAGAAAAAATTGGTTATCCTGGGGAATTTTATATTGCCCAAATCAGTGACGGACTTACAGTCCTTGAGGAGGAATTAGTATGA
- the galE gene encoding UDP-glucose 4-epimerase GalE, producing the protein MTVLVLGGAGYIGSHAVDQLIEQHYDVAVVDNLQTGHRDSLHKKARFYQGDIRDKTFMESVFKKESIEGVLHFAANSLVGESMQQPLQYFNNNVYGTQITLEVMQQFGIKTIVFSSSAATYGEPKEIPIKETAETNPESPYGETKLMMEKILKWCDQSYDMKFVALRYFNVAGAKLDGRIGEDHSPESHLVPIILQTALGQKEELLIFGDDYNTPDGTCVRDYVHVVDLVEAHILALNYLKTGNQSAVFNLGSSTGFSVKEMLDTARDITGKEIPAKVVSRRAGDPSTLIASSEKAKMILGWKPQYTDIKKIIASAWNWHKTSPLGYNDIKKN; encoded by the coding sequence ATGACTGTCTTAGTGTTAGGAGGAGCCGGCTATATTGGTTCTCATGCCGTCGATCAATTGATTGAACAGCACTATGATGTTGCCGTAGTCGATAATTTGCAGACTGGTCACCGTGACTCTCTCCACAAAAAAGCTCGATTTTATCAAGGAGACATTCGGGATAAAACTTTTATGGAATCTGTTTTTAAAAAAGAGTCCATTGAAGGAGTTCTTCACTTTGCGGCCAACTCTCTGGTGGGTGAATCGATGCAACAGCCTTTACAATATTTTAATAACAACGTTTATGGTACTCAAATAACCTTAGAAGTGATGCAGCAATTTGGAATCAAAACGATCGTATTTTCTTCCTCTGCTGCTACTTATGGTGAACCAAAAGAGATTCCAATTAAAGAAACAGCAGAAACGAACCCTGAAAGTCCATACGGAGAGACAAAATTAATGATGGAAAAGATATTAAAGTGGTGTGATCAGTCCTATGACATGAAATTTGTTGCCTTGCGTTATTTTAACGTAGCTGGAGCAAAATTAGATGGCCGCATTGGAGAAGATCATTCACCCGAATCCCATTTAGTGCCAATCATCTTACAAACGGCTTTAGGTCAAAAAGAAGAATTACTGATTTTCGGCGATGATTATAATACACCGGATGGTACCTGTGTCCGTGATTATGTCCACGTCGTCGATTTAGTTGAAGCCCATATTCTTGCATTAAATTACCTTAAAACTGGAAATCAAAGTGCCGTTTTTAATTTGGGCAGCAGTACCGGTTTTTCGGTAAAAGAGATGTTAGACACTGCACGAGATATTACTGGAAAAGAAATTCCTGCAAAAGTAGTTTCACGTCGCGCTGGTGATCCTAGCACTTTAATTGCTTCAAGTGAAAAGGCTAAAATGATTTTAGGCTGGAAACCTCAGTATACCGATATAAAAAAAATCATAGCCTCAGCATGGAATTGGCACAAAACCTCTCCTCTTGGTTACAATGACATTAAAAAGAATTAG